One Nocardioides aromaticivorans genomic window carries:
- the trpA gene encoding tryptophan synthase subunit alpha, with protein sequence MTSTSTAFAKARAEGRAALVGYLPAGFPDVDGSIAALKAMVDAGCDVIEIGLPYSDPVMDGPTIQAAAQQALEAGVRTTDVLRTVEAVAATGVPTLVMTYWNPIERYGVERFAQDLADAGGAGLITPDLTPDFAPEWIAAADARDLDKVFLVAPSSTDERIALTTAASRGFVYATGIMGVTGTTQATAAGVAPLIERTKALSPNGGADLPVSVGVGVSTGAQAAALAAYADGVIVGSAFVRTLLDHPDDRAAGLAALKSLTEELAGGVRA encoded by the coding sequence GTGACCAGCACGAGCACCGCGTTCGCGAAGGCGCGGGCCGAGGGTCGCGCTGCCCTCGTCGGCTACCTGCCCGCGGGCTTCCCCGACGTCGACGGCAGCATCGCCGCGCTCAAGGCCATGGTCGACGCCGGCTGCGACGTCATCGAGATCGGCCTGCCCTACAGCGACCCGGTGATGGACGGCCCGACGATCCAGGCCGCCGCGCAGCAGGCGCTCGAGGCGGGGGTGCGCACCACCGACGTGCTGCGCACGGTCGAGGCGGTCGCGGCGACCGGTGTGCCGACGCTCGTGATGACCTACTGGAACCCCATCGAGAGGTACGGCGTCGAGCGGTTCGCCCAGGACCTGGCGGACGCCGGGGGAGCGGGCCTGATCACGCCCGACCTCACGCCCGACTTCGCTCCCGAGTGGATCGCGGCCGCCGACGCGCGCGACCTCGACAAGGTCTTCCTCGTCGCGCCGTCGTCGACCGACGAGCGGATCGCCCTGACCACGGCCGCCTCGCGCGGCTTCGTCTACGCGACCGGGATCATGGGCGTCACCGGCACGACGCAGGCCACGGCCGCCGGGGTGGCGCCGCTGATCGAGCGCACCAAGGCGCTGAGCCCGAACGGCGGGGCCGACCTTCCCGTGAGCGTCGGGGTCGGGGTGAGCACCGGTGCGCAGGCGGCCGCCCTGGCGGCGTACGCCGACGGCGTGATCGTCGGCTCGGCGTTCGTCCGGACCCTGCTGGACCACCCGGACGACCGGGCGGCGGGCCTCGCGGCGCTGAAGTCCCTGACCGAGGAGCTGGCGGGGGGCGTTCGTGCGTAG
- a CDS encoding SCO family protein: MRRLAVLCALLGLVMAACGTADEKAEFTGTRLEQPYQAPDIALTDTDGKPYSLAASTDKPLTLVFFGYTNCPDFCPLVLNNIAAGLNQLDAADRKKVDVVLVTTDPERDDEKTMRAYLDRYDKSFIGLTGDLDTIIELGEPIHVYVNDGKKLPTGGYDLGGHSTFTLAIDSHDEAVVLWNQETSAAEFAADIHTLLTED, encoded by the coding sequence GTGCGTAGGCTCGCAGTGCTGTGCGCACTGCTCGGCCTGGTGATGGCCGCCTGCGGCACGGCCGACGAGAAGGCCGAGTTCACCGGCACCCGGCTGGAGCAGCCCTACCAGGCGCCGGACATCGCGCTGACCGACACCGACGGGAAGCCGTACTCGCTCGCGGCCAGCACCGACAAGCCGCTCACCCTGGTCTTCTTCGGCTACACCAACTGCCCGGACTTCTGCCCGCTGGTGCTCAACAACATCGCGGCCGGGCTCAACCAGCTCGACGCCGCCGACCGCAAGAAGGTCGACGTCGTGCTGGTCACGACGGACCCCGAGCGCGACGACGAGAAGACCATGCGCGCCTATCTCGACCGCTACGACAAGTCGTTCATCGGCCTGACCGGCGACCTCGACACGATCATCGAGCTCGGCGAGCCGATCCACGTCTACGTCAACGACGGCAAGAAGCTGCCGACCGGGGGCTACGACCTCGGCGGCCACTCGACCTTCACCCTGGCCATCGACAGCCACGACGAGGCCGTCGTCCTGTGGAACCAGGAGACCTCGGCCGCCGAGTTCGCGGCGGACATCCACACCCTGCTCACCGAGGACTGA